Genomic segment of Paenalkalicoccus suaedae:
AGGAGCTCCTTCAGCCACAAAGCCTGCGTTAAGGAGGTCCCATGGAGGCAATTGATAAAACGCGCGTTCAGGAGCTATTAGACGAGCTTGCTGGCACGCCCCTTTACATCCATTTAGAAACAACGAATGGCGCATATGCAAGTCACGTAAACGAGTCCTTTTTCTCAGCCGGCGCATTCATCCGTAACGTAAAGCTTACGTTCCTACACGGTAAAATCGCTGGCGCCGGACCGTATCGCATCGGATTCGAGACAGAGCTAGGCTGGTTATACGGAGAAGGCTTAACAGACTTTGAAGTAGACAAGGAAGGCCGCTATTTATTTGCAGGTCATGACGCAGACGGCAGACTTGCCATTGCGTTAGAACTAAGCCGCGAGCCGTTCACAAAATAACTGGAGGAGGTATCACGATGGAAGAAAGTCACGTATTAGTCGTGTTCCCTCATCCGGATGATGAAGCATTCGGTGTAGCGGGAACAATTATGAAGCACACAGACAACGGAACACCTGTCACGTACGTATGTTTAACACTTGGAGAAATGGGGCGTAACATGGGTAGACCTGTCATGGCAACTCGTGAGTCTCTCCCTTTAATTAGACGTGAAGAATTGGATGAAGCCTGTCGATTACTAGGTATCACAGATCTACGCCGATTTGGCATGCGCGATAAAACAGTAGAGTTTGCCGATCAAGATGCCCTTGCTGATCGAATAGGCGATGTCATTAACGAGCTAAAGCCATCTCTTGTCATCACGTTTTACCCTGGCTACGCGGTACACCCCGATCATGACGCAACTGGCGCGTGCGTGATTGAAGCAGTCCGCCGCATGAATCCTGAGGATCGACCAACTATTCACGCTATCGCATTTGCTAACGGTAGCGAAGAAGCGATCGGAGAAGCAGACGTTGTTCGCGATGTTCGCGATTACAGCGATCGTAAAATGGAAGTCATCGCTGCTCACGCATCACAAACAGCTGGCTTAATGGAGCAAATTAAAAATCGTGTCGAGAAACTTGACGATACATTGGCAGAACAGCTCAGTAACGAGCGTTTTTGGACGTATACGATTGAGGATAAATAGAAAAAAGAGGCTGCGGAGTAATGATTCTCCGCAGCCTCTTTTTTTGGGTGAATGGCGCTACTAGATGGATGAACTGGACGGTTAGCCACTTCGGTTATGTGATTGGTTTCAACTTGCGCGGTTTTACTTGTGCGAATGGCTTCACGGCATCGAAACTACAGATGCAACCTGTCTTTCTACCAATAGTTCACGCGTTTTTTCAGGGGAAGCAACATAAAAAGTATCGTGTCGTTTTTGATGCGTTTGCACGATCGATAATTCTAATTGCTGTCCTGACAGCTCGTAGTTGTGTAGCTCTTCCCACTTAAACTGGAATGTACAACGTTTAAACACGGAGACAAATGTAATGTAGTTCTCCGTTGTTACAAGGTAGCCGGAAGTTTCTCCTTGTACCTTCATAACTGGAATCATCGCCTCAATTTTTTCGCTAGTTAATGACTCTGCTTTGCTACGAACGTAGAAGTAGATGAGCGCATCTAGTCCTACTGTTACTGCAAGAGCAGTGACAATACTTGCGACACCAAGCGCAGCGTTTACTGGCCACAGATAACTAGGGATTAACACTCCGAGAGATAAAATAGCTAAAACATACCTAAAATAGCGACCAAAAAACGGATTTGTTGTAATCATCACCTACACCTCTTTCTCATAATGGAATATATACGTATACCCTAATTTATGTATATGCTAAACCTGTTTTTGGTAGAACAAGTATTTTTCTCATTTTTAACAGGACAGCCTGTCTATAATCAGTCAACAAAAAAACAAGAACCACCTATAATGGTGATCCTTGCTTATTACCTATTTATATCATAAGCCTTTCAGGCTCTCTCCCCTAAACTTACACGGTTACCTAACCGAGGCTCGGCGCTGAACGTCTTGACTCAATACCGTTAACGTCGACAGCCGTCACAGCGTACACATTACTTGCTGACTCTTCATCATAAATGCTTTTACGTTCATGTGCGGAACGACTCTCAATATGGATCCATCCGTTCCCGTCCTTACGATAAACGCGGTACCCAATGACAGAATCGTCTCTTACTGCGTGCCAGGAGATCATACCACCTTGAACGGTTACGTTAGATGGTTGCGCAATTCGATCTGATGGCTCTTGTGTATCATCCGGACCATCCTTCAGCTGTGTAAAGACTACTAGACGATCCTCGTGTGTGCGTGCATCTCTATTAAATGTTCCTGTACACGTAATTAAATTTAAGTTTCGGCCATCAGATGGACCAAAGATTGTTTGAATCGGTGCATTATCATAAGGATACGTTTGCTTGCCAACTACTTCAAACACGAGCTCTTGTCCCTCATCACCAATTACCGTGATTTCGTCACCTTCTACAAGCTGCTCTAAATCAAAGAATACTGCGGGACCTGTGCGGCTGTCGACGTGTCCTGCAAGGACAGAATTACCTTGTTCTCCTGGACTAAATCCAGGCTCAAACCAACCAACTTCATCCATTGCTTCTGGAACGCCCATTTCTCCATTTTCTAAAATACCAACGTTTGAGATTGGTGCATCAACGCCAATGCTCGGAATTTGAATACGAGTTGGCTCTTCGATGACATAATCGGTGCCATCAACAGTCTCTTCCACTACTTCTCTATGTCGATCTGCAATAACAAATTCTTCATCTAACGGGAGATCGCTTGGAGCAGTGACGACCTCCTCTTCTACCTCCGGCGTCAAACCAGGGTCAGAGTCTCCGCCCACTTCCTCAGCAGCCTCATTTACCTCATCTTCCTGCACAAGCTCTAGCTCAGAAACATTGAAGAAGGATGCACCAGTTGATTGATACCCCGCTACTAAAAACAATGCAAGTCCACTTATCAACAACGTTATCCCCACTGCTCTCATACGTTCTCACCTACCCTTTTTATTATGTATAAAGGCTGTCCACATGTGGACAACCTCTTTAGTTATCAGAAATTATGCTTCGTTAGAAGTCTTGCGACGTAGGAAGAATACGCCACCAGCTGCTAGGATTGTACCAAGTCCAACATATAGCATTGTTAGGTCGTTAGACTGTGATCCACCTAGACCAGTACGAGGCATTTCTTCAGGCATGTCACCTTCAGCAAAGTTGTCTGGGAATTGAGCAACAATCGCTCCACCTAGAGCTTCACCTACACCAAACATGAACGAGTATCCTTCGCGGAAGTTATCCCACGCTGCGTCAAAGTCACCAGCTACATATGCGTTAATAGTATCTTGCTTTTGTTGTTCGTGAATTTGTACAGATTCAATTGCTGCTTCTGTTGGAAGATTCTCTTCTGTAGCAGCTCCAAGGAATGCACCAAACTCAGGAGCAAATTCGTTTAATAGGCGATCTTGTGCTTCTTCTCTCGCTGCATCGTCACCAGCTACTAATGCAGAAACAAGGTCAGCTTCCGCCACGATGTGGTTTTGTGTCCATAGAGTTTCGAACTGAGCAGCACCTTCGTCACCATAGATAGATGCGATAGCAGCTGTAAAGTCCGCTGTGTTCATATCTTCAGCCCATGTTACGAAATCGTAATCCGGAGCTTCTTCAAAGCCTTTTTGTAAACCAAGTGAAGCTAATGCAAAGTGCTCAGAAGCAAGTTGGTTTAATGTAGAGCGTAGACCTACAGCTGGTGTATCTGCTGCTGTATTTTCGAATGCGTCAGGCATTTGAGTTGTGATTGCGACAGATAGCGCTCCAGAGATATCATACATGAGGTCGAAGCCTTCACGGAATGTTGTCCAGCTTTGCTCGTAGTCACCAGCAACATATGCGTCAAATGTGCCAAGTACTTGCTCTTCGTGTAATGCTAGTACAGATGCTGCAGTCTCCTTAGGTAGGTTACCTTCAGTTGCTGCATCTAAGAATGTAGAAAACTCATCGACGAATTCATCTACTTCCATTAACGCTTCTTCTCTTAATGCATCGTCATCATTTAGTGCCGCTGTGACGAAGTCGTCTGTATAATCATTATGTCCTCTGAAAATTCGCTCAAATTCAGCTGCACCTTCATCGCCGTAGATAGAAGCGATTGCTGGAGTCATATCTGCTGCGTTTTGGTCAAGAGCGTCCGTTACCTGCATGGCGTCTGGCGCTTCATCATATTGCTTCATCATGGATGTTACTGCTAATACGAAGTGTTCAGATAAAAGTTCATCTAATGTTGCTCGTAAATCTCCTGCCGGAGTTGAAGCTGATGGTGCTTCATGCGCTGCTCCTGCAACTGTAGGTAATAGTAGTGATGTCGCTAATACTGGTGCAATAATTCGTTTCGTTACTTTTTTCATATTTTAACACTCCTTTGTTTTTGTTCTTCACATAAGTAAACGAGGAGTAGATCAAAACGGATCACTTTTTTTATTTTTATTAATTTAAAGAGTATTTGTCTACTGTTTAAAACGTTGATACGGCAGCGTTTTTCGTTAATATTAAAGATATTTCTTTTTTTGAAAAAGTTTATACTGTCTACGCCATCACACATCTAATCTGTCTTTAAATAAGAAAAACCACTGACAGTTTGCCAGTGGCCTTATCCTTCATCTCCACGAAAGAAGCGAAGTAAATCTCCATATATAATCTCGTCTGAATAGTTAAGCTCTGCTGTGCCTCGCTCTGCAATATCAAAGCAACGGTCAAGTGGGAGCTCTTGTTTATCAGAGTCCCTATAGCAAAACTCTCTTGTATACACGAGTTCATTTGTCACAATATTGCCGTTACGTAAAACGACAAAGTCATCTCGCTCTTCGGCAAGAAGATCGTGCCCAAACATAACATGCTCATCGCGGGACATTCCTAAAAGATTCAGCATCGTTGGCATGACATCAACTAGTCCACCAACCGTATCGGATATTTCCGCTTCCTCTTCCATACCTGGAATGTGAATAAATAATGGAACTGTATCGAGCTTTAAAGCTTCATAATCATCAATCTCATAGCCTAACACTTGCTCTAGCTGATCATAGTGACTAGCCGCAATACCATAGTGGTCTCCGTATAAGACAAAAACAGTATCTTCATATAGCCCAGCTTCCTTCATTTCATCAAATAAGACTTTAACAGCCTCATCTGTATATCTCACTGCTGGGAAATACCGATTGACGATATCACTATCTGTCTCAGGAGGATCCATAAAATAGTCCTCTGGATCAAGCTCATACGGGAAGTGGTTCGTTAATGTTAAAAAGGATGCGTAAAATGGTTGAGGTAGCTCTTTTATATAGTCCATCGACTGCTCAAAGAATGGAATATCCTTCATTCCCCATCCAACCGAATTCTCGTCTGAAATAGTAAAGGACTCCGTATCATGCCATGAATCATATCCTAAATTAGGATAGACCTCGTTACGATTATAGAAGGTATCTGTATTAGCATGGAACGACGTTGTAAAATAGCCAAGCTCCTGGAGTTCACTCTGAAATGGCATGAGCTGATTGGTAGCTGCATTTGTGTGAAAGACAGCGCCTCGACCTAATGGATAAAGCGAGTTAGCCATCATAAACTCTGTATCGGACGTTTTACCTTGACCTGCCTGGTCGTAAATATTACTAAAATAAAAGCTAGAACGTTTTAACTCATTGAGGAATGGAGTCACTTCCTGACCGTTTATTTCTTTATCTATCACAAATTCTTCGACAGACTCTAAGGAGATATAAACGATATTTTTGCCCTCCGCAACGCCAGTCAAATCCTGATTAGGCTCCACTTGGAACCTCTCCAGGTGCTCTTTTATCGCTGTGAGATCATCACGCTCGGCAAATGCGGTTTGTGAATTTGTAGCTAGTTGTAGATAGGCGTCGTAGAAATAAAAGTTGTAGATTCCGAGTGACCTTATTAGGTAGTCACGGTCAAAGGAATGAACAGGTTGCTCCGGGGAGTACGTCTGACCTGCGACTAAGATAACTGCCACGATCGACACGATAATCCCATACTTTGCTTTGGAGCGTTTAAGCGGAGCGCGCTCAACGGTAAGCTGTTTAGGACGCTTCACCATTAAATATAAGAGTATAAAACAATCAATAAAAAAGATAATGTCATAAAGGCGAATGAGTTCAAAAATACTTGTGCTAAGATCCCCCATGTTCCCACTCATAACAAGCATTGGTAGCGTAATAATATCGGAAAACTCTCTATAATAAACGGCGTTAGCATAAAGTAAGGCGGAGAGTGCAATGGTGAGTATAACGTAATATGGCCGCTGCCAGCTCGGCTTCATTAAAAGTCCGAGACTAAATACGATGAGGAGAAATGCCAATGGATTTACAATAAAAATAAACGCTTCAAGCGCCTGATTCACGGCGAGCTCAAACGTTACCATCGACACGATAAATGTTTTTATCCAAAGGATCCCAAGGCACAGAAACATGAATCGGTGTTGCTTTATAAATGCTCTCATGCTGGACAATCCTTTCGTTAAATTACCCATAATTTTGGAAATGCTCTATATGTCTATTGTAATGAGGCGAATGGTTGTTAACAACTACTTTGTGCATAATTACACTATTTTAGAGAATGGCGCTTTATACATTACCCTTTTTTATTGTCAGAAAAACCTGTTATATTTCGTGCGTCTAAGTGTTCAAGCCTCTTTATTCCTGCTAAACTAAAAGGTGGATTGTTAAATTGAGAGGAGAATGTATATGTCTTTTGAACAAAAGTTAGATAAGTATGCAGAGCTAGCTGTAAAGGTAGGCGTCAATGTACAAAAGGGTCAAACACTTGTTGTGAATGCCCCTATCGAGAGCGCTGACTTTGTGCGTCACGTTGCAAAGCATGCGTATGCGGTTGGTGCTAAAACGGTTCACGTGGAATGGAACGACGATAAACTTACTCGCATCCGCTATGATGAAGCTCCAATGGAGTCTTTCGAAGAATTTCCAATGTGGAAGGCTTCTGGAATGGAAGAAATGGCGGAAAACGGCGCAGCCTTCATGACGATTAAATCGACCGATCCTGATCTACTGTCAGGCGTTGACGGTAAGCGTATTGCTACTGCTAACAAGGTTTCTGGTAAAGCAATGAACGGCTTCCGCCGCTATATCCAATCAGATAAAGTCAGCTGGCTTGTCATCTCCACTCCTTCTGAGGCGTGGGCAAATAAAGTATTCCCTGACTCTGATAATGCGATAGAAAAGCTGTGGGATGCGATGTTTGAAGCGACTCGTATTAATTTAGAGGATCCTATCGCTGCTTGGCAGGAGCATGATGAGGTGCTTCGTTCAAAAGCGCGCGAGCTTACGGAGAAAAAATATCAAAAGCTTCACTATACAGCAAAAGGAACAGATTTAACGATCGAACTACCTAAGACACACATTTGGGTCGGTGGTGGCGGTCCTAATAAAGATGGCGTTCAGTTTATTGCGAACATGCCAACAGAAGAAGTTTTCACTGCCGCTAAAGCAGACGGTGTAAACGGTACTGTCTCAAACACAAAGCCACTTAACTATGGTGGTAACACAATTGACGGCTTCACTCTTACGTTTAAAGACGGGAAGGTTGTCGATTTCACTGCTGAAAAGGGCGAAGAAACGCTTAAGCACTTACTTGATACAGACGAAGGTGCTCGTCGTATTGGAGAAGTAGCGCTTGTACCGCACAGCTCTCCAATTTCGCAGAGCAATATCCTTTTCTACAACACACTTTATGACGAAAATGCGTCGAATCACTTAGCATTAGGTAGCGCATACCCAACAAACATTGAGAACGGCGCATCTATGTCCGAAGCAGAGCTGCAAGCGGCTGGTATCAACACAAGCATTACACACGTAGACTTCATGATGGGCGCAGCAGACATGAATATCGACGGTGTAAAAGCAGACGGCACAACAGAAGCCATCTTCCGTAATGGAGAATGGGCGTTTTAATAAAGTTGCTCATGTAACGACACTAGAAAGGAGCTGGGACAAAAGCGATTATTTTGTCCCAGCTTTTTTATCATACATGTTGTGCGTTTAACCGGGAGTGGGCCTCGGTTATCCGCTTTTCTTCCTACATTATCCGGAATCACTTTTCAATTATCCGCTTTTCTCCTTGAATTATCCGGAATCACGCTCCGATTATCCGCTTTTCTCCTTGAATTATCCGGAATCACGCTTCAATTATCCGCTTTTCTTCCTCCATTATCCGAAAACACGCTCCGATTATCCAGAAATGTAATCGATCACGTGAAAATCGTCTCCGAACTGCATGAATTGCTACTGACCTTACTTATTCAGGCATAAGGTAAAACCTCGCGAAACTCTTCCTCCCATATGTAATGACTCTTTTACCAAAAACAAAAACCCTACCACCTCAGAGAGTGTCGCTCTCTAAAGTAGCAGGGTTACCGTTTTAAGCAGTCGTAATAATCAAACCATCCTTTGTAACGACAATCGTATGCTCAATTTGAGCAACATATGACCCATCCTTCGTCGATAGCGTCCAGCCATCCTTTTGCTCATAAACTTGTTCAGCACCAGTCGAAATAAACGGTTCAAATGCTAAAACAATGCCTTCTTCCATGATTCCTCTACTCTGCTTTTCATCATAGTTAAAGATATGCTCTGGCTCGTCACGCAGCGAGTGACCGACACCGTGACCAGTCAGGTTTTTAATGACTTTATAGCCCTCTTTACGAGCGAGGCGCCCTACACTGCGACCGATTTGACGAATGGAAGACCCAACCTTAATTGACTCAAGGCTTTCCTCAAAAATACGATCAGTAGCCTCAACTAGATCATGCAATTTTTTATCCCCCGTGCCAACGACAAACGAGCGTCCCGTGTCGGCAAAGTATGGTCCAACTGATCCAGAGACATCAATATTCACTAAGTCTCCTTCTTTAATAACCTGTTTACCAGGAATTCCGTGCGCTACCTCTGTATTCACACATATACATGTATTTCCCGGGAAATCGAAGTGTGCTTTAGGCGCAGATACAGCTCCGTGCTCCTTAAACAATTTACCTGCAAGCACATCAATTTCTTTTGTAGTAACTCCTGGCTTTGTAAATGCAATAAGTTCATCTCGAATGAGACCAATCGCTTTACCAGCTTTTTTTAATCCCTCAAGCTCTTCTTCTGTGCGTACAATCATGCTA
This window contains:
- a CDS encoding YojF family protein translates to MEAIDKTRVQELLDELAGTPLYIHLETTNGAYASHVNESFFSAGAFIRNVKLTFLHGKIAGAGPYRIGFETELGWLYGEGLTDFEVDKEGRYLFAGHDADGRLAIALELSREPFTK
- the bshB2 gene encoding bacillithiol biosynthesis deacetylase BshB2 codes for the protein MEESHVLVVFPHPDDEAFGVAGTIMKHTDNGTPVTYVCLTLGEMGRNMGRPVMATRESLPLIRREELDEACRLLGITDLRRFGMRDKTVEFADQDALADRIGDVINELKPSLVITFYPGYAVHPDHDATGACVIEAVRRMNPEDRPTIHAIAFANGSEEAIGEADVVRDVRDYSDRKMEVIAAHASQTAGLMEQIKNRVEKLDDTLAEQLSNERFWTYTIEDK
- a CDS encoding class F sortase — translated: MRAVGITLLISGLALFLVAGYQSTGASFFNVSELELVQEDEVNEAAEEVGGDSDPGLTPEVEEEVVTAPSDLPLDEEFVIADRHREVVEETVDGTDYVIEEPTRIQIPSIGVDAPISNVGILENGEMGVPEAMDEVGWFEPGFSPGEQGNSVLAGHVDSRTGPAVFFDLEQLVEGDEITVIGDEGQELVFEVVGKQTYPYDNAPIQTIFGPSDGRNLNLITCTGTFNRDARTHEDRLVVFTQLKDGPDDTQEPSDRIAQPSNVTVQGGMISWHAVRDDSVIGYRVYRKDGNGWIHIESRSAHERKSIYDEESASNVYAVTAVDVNGIESRRSAPSLG
- a CDS encoding copper amine oxidase yields the protein MKKVTKRIIAPVLATSLLLPTVAGAAHEAPSASTPAGDLRATLDELLSEHFVLAVTSMMKQYDEAPDAMQVTDALDQNAADMTPAIASIYGDEGAAEFERIFRGHNDYTDDFVTAALNDDDALREEALMEVDEFVDEFSTFLDAATEGNLPKETAASVLALHEEQVLGTFDAYVAGDYEQSWTTFREGFDLMYDISGALSVAITTQMPDAFENTAADTPAVGLRSTLNQLASEHFALASLGLQKGFEEAPDYDFVTWAEDMNTADFTAAIASIYGDEGAAQFETLWTQNHIVAEADLVSALVAGDDAAREEAQDRLLNEFAPEFGAFLGAATEENLPTEAAIESVQIHEQQKQDTINAYVAGDFDAAWDNFREGYSFMFGVGEALGGAIVAQFPDNFAEGDMPEEMPRTGLGGSQSNDLTMLYVGLGTILAAGGVFFLRRKTSNEA
- a CDS encoding LTA synthase family protein, whose protein sequence is MRAFIKQHRFMFLCLGILWIKTFIVSMVTFELAVNQALEAFIFIVNPLAFLLIVFSLGLLMKPSWQRPYYVILTIALSALLYANAVYYREFSDIITLPMLVMSGNMGDLSTSIFELIRLYDIIFFIDCFILLYLMVKRPKQLTVERAPLKRSKAKYGIIVSIVAVILVAGQTYSPEQPVHSFDRDYLIRSLGIYNFYFYDAYLQLATNSQTAFAERDDLTAIKEHLERFQVEPNQDLTGVAEGKNIVYISLESVEEFVIDKEINGQEVTPFLNELKRSSFYFSNIYDQAGQGKTSDTEFMMANSLYPLGRGAVFHTNAATNQLMPFQSELQELGYFTTSFHANTDTFYNRNEVYPNLGYDSWHDTESFTISDENSVGWGMKDIPFFEQSMDYIKELPQPFYASFLTLTNHFPYELDPEDYFMDPPETDSDIVNRYFPAVRYTDEAVKVLFDEMKEAGLYEDTVFVLYGDHYGIAASHYDQLEQVLGYEIDDYEALKLDTVPLFIHIPGMEEEAEISDTVGGLVDVMPTMLNLLGMSRDEHVMFGHDLLAEERDDFVVLRNGNIVTNELVYTREFCYRDSDKQELPLDRCFDIAERGTAELNYSDEIIYGDLLRFFRGDEG
- a CDS encoding aminopeptidase gives rise to the protein MSFEQKLDKYAELAVKVGVNVQKGQTLVVNAPIESADFVRHVAKHAYAVGAKTVHVEWNDDKLTRIRYDEAPMESFEEFPMWKASGMEEMAENGAAFMTIKSTDPDLLSGVDGKRIATANKVSGKAMNGFRRYIQSDKVSWLVISTPSEAWANKVFPDSDNAIEKLWDAMFEATRINLEDPIAAWQEHDEVLRSKARELTEKKYQKLHYTAKGTDLTIELPKTHIWVGGGGPNKDGVQFIANMPTEEVFTAAKADGVNGTVSNTKPLNYGGNTIDGFTLTFKDGKVVDFTAEKGEETLKHLLDTDEGARRIGEVALVPHSSPISQSNILFYNTLYDENASNHLALGSAYPTNIENGASMSEAELQAAGINTSITHVDFMMGAADMNIDGVKADGTTEAIFRNGEWAF
- the map gene encoding type I methionyl aminopeptidase, with amino-acid sequence MIVRTEEELEGLKKAGKAIGLIRDELIAFTKPGVTTKEIDVLAGKLFKEHGAVSAPKAHFDFPGNTCICVNTEVAHGIPGKQVIKEGDLVNIDVSGSVGPYFADTGRSFVVGTGDKKLHDLVEATDRIFEESLESIKVGSSIRQIGRSVGRLARKEGYKVIKNLTGHGVGHSLRDEPEHIFNYDEKQSRGIMEEGIVLAFEPFISTGAEQVYEQKDGWTLSTKDGSYVAQIEHTIVVTKDGLIITTA